From a region of the Candidatus Zixiibacteriota bacterium genome:
- a CDS encoding dockerin type I repeat-containing protein, with protein sequence MQTWRKRIQILVIALSVLVLGAIAFSDSTPEQEKAETQAQINALRSTADQAPIHPDVAAKWALEEEIAAKIAAEEAAAEEEEAQHAANDQPKLATASRPAVQENLKVNPFRIQPVMPAQNPKYEILLEGFEGGVVPPADWTAVVNNPYTFEIDDYNPYEGAYNTSCYYDETYTSTQDEWLISPVMDLTGKTNWKLKFAWLGSYYWSNGDYDNYDMEAWISTDGGANFTTKLWCEEDAGEFVDWTWYEETIDLSAYSTESTVKIAFRYYGYDGAQFSVDMISIDDEEYPVGRCCYGDPSAPSCEDVTELDCEGLGGYSWFEGLDCTADPCPVAGDNDECVNAELISSPFPTTVSGTTEGATIDCPGVLDWNAVWYKFDAPNECNDVVIDYCGSPYEIQCIGAIVYTACGDCENYILRDNIEWLDCEGVTQPKLYWDNLPGPATYYIPVFIGDADCNSIGSPFQFTLDVSECPPPEPGDNCNDPFVVSIGSGDLPYTIANQYTCGRSNNYDATCLDYYDGGEDLIVELNVADAMDVKITLDPKGTTYSGIAISNGCPDDGGTCIGSSTNSGSDPHTINSLSLVAGTYYIIVDTWPSPDCIPDLDIIIEPMGEVPEGANCANPIKVDLPGGKWSDIGQTTCGMLDDYDATCLGSYDGGEDIIYEITVISAVTVNFLLDPLGTTYTGMALSTDCPGADPCLYESTEGGSSPHGFNCVSLDPGVYYLMVDTWPSPDCIPEFDLFITDTTCDGGGELENDDCADAIAIGEVMDLAFSTEEATVDGPEGCQYAPNIWYCYTATETGDATITLCGSDYDTKMAVYDGCSCDPIGAELGCNDDSDCEFKALQSTVVTPVVAGNSYLIEVGGYSSSTGPGVLSIWVEDECIFECPPGSTPEGEPCIADDGEDVTNGGCNSVPPVFGSIECGETVCGTVNTYLYTGLEYRDTDWYSFTLDTSCACTLTFSGNFPFVSGFLEQFVPGGGLDCGNFTGSIAPYAVGDGCEDTIVIAANLSAGEYAVFAGATVYNGLDCPGFEYWMNLECTPVGPTYCEASGGCDEYIENVTVGEINNTTGCDYYGDYTALCATMEAGGSYPISITIGNSYSSDTGAVYVDWNQDFDFDDPGEMAALNPGAGEGPYAGIIDVPVDAAPGTTRMRVRVAWNTDPGPCGVYTYGEVEDYCITLGDPPPTWIADPDTVFTAVKFTLEPVAGAIYITTDAVGGIDVNTITGVAMNVGATALTITSEVVTAPYPLTGDALKVTYDQMDLVIAEETVQGGLVWGHIDSFFDVTFNEGGPFSGFVAMRGHTPGDLNLDGAINIADLTYMVAYLFTSGPDPQPMQAADVNASGGDPNIADLTHLVAYLFNGGSDPVHQ encoded by the coding sequence ATGCAAACTTGGAGAAAGCGGATTCAGATTCTCGTAATCGCACTTTCCGTCCTGGTCCTGGGAGCGATCGCATTTAGCGACAGTACTCCGGAACAGGAGAAAGCTGAAACTCAGGCTCAAATAAACGCTCTCCGCAGCACCGCAGATCAGGCTCCGATTCACCCTGATGTGGCCGCTAAGTGGGCTTTAGAAGAAGAAATCGCAGCCAAGATCGCTGCCGAAGAAGCAGCAGCAGAAGAAGAAGAGGCTCAGCATGCTGCGAACGACCAACCAAAGCTGGCGACAGCCAGCAGACCTGCGGTTCAGGAAAACCTCAAGGTAAATCCGTTCAGAATTCAGCCGGTAATGCCGGCTCAAAACCCTAAATACGAGATTTTATTGGAAGGTTTTGAGGGTGGGGTAGTTCCTCCAGCCGACTGGACTGCAGTTGTGAACAACCCTTACACGTTTGAGATCGACGACTACAACCCCTACGAAGGCGCCTACAACACTTCCTGTTACTATGACGAAACATATACCAGCACTCAGGACGAGTGGCTGATCAGCCCGGTTATGGACCTGACAGGGAAGACCAACTGGAAGCTGAAGTTTGCCTGGTTGGGTAGCTACTACTGGTCTAACGGCGACTATGACAACTATGACATGGAAGCCTGGATATCGACCGACGGTGGTGCCAACTTCACAACTAAGTTGTGGTGTGAAGAAGATGCCGGCGAGTTTGTAGACTGGACATGGTATGAGGAAACCATTGATCTGTCAGCCTACTCAACAGAAAGCACCGTGAAGATAGCCTTCAGGTATTACGGCTATGATGGCGCTCAGTTTTCAGTTGACATGATTTCTATAGACGATGAAGAATATCCAGTAGGGCGTTGCTGCTACGGCGACCCGTCAGCTCCGTCATGCGAAGATGTAACCGAACTGGATTGTGAAGGATTGGGTGGATATAGCTGGTTCGAAGGTCTTGACTGCACCGCTGATCCCTGTCCAGTTGCCGGTGATAATGACGAGTGCGTCAACGCTGAGTTGATTTCCTCACCGTTCCCGACTACGGTCAGCGGAACAACTGAAGGGGCGACTATTGACTGCCCGGGTGTTCTGGACTGGAATGCCGTCTGGTACAAGTTCGATGCTCCAAATGAGTGCAATGACGTCGTGATCGACTATTGCGGAAGTCCATATGAGATACAGTGTATTGGCGCGATTGTCTACACTGCCTGTGGCGACTGCGAGAACTATATCCTAAGGGATAACATTGAGTGGCTCGACTGTGAAGGAGTGACCCAGCCGAAGCTTTATTGGGATAATTTGCCTGGTCCGGCAACCTACTATATCCCTGTTTTCATTGGTGACGCCGATTGCAACTCTATCGGGAGCCCTTTCCAGTTCACACTGGATGTCTCAGAATGCCCGCCACCCGAGCCTGGCGACAACTGCAACGACCCGTTCGTGGTCAGTATTGGGTCTGGCGATCTGCCTTACACCATCGCTAATCAGTACACCTGTGGCCGGTCGAATAACTACGATGCGACCTGCCTGGATTACTACGATGGTGGTGAAGACCTGATCGTTGAGCTTAACGTGGCCGACGCCATGGATGTCAAAATCACCCTCGATCCTAAGGGTACGACCTATTCCGGTATTGCCATTTCTAATGGTTGCCCGGATGACGGTGGTACTTGTATTGGTTCCAGCACCAATAGCGGCTCCGATCCGCACACTATAAATTCTCTTAGCCTGGTGGCAGGAACCTACTATATCATCGTAGATACCTGGCCGTCACCTGACTGTATCCCCGACCTCGATATTATTATTGAGCCAATGGGTGAAGTACCTGAAGGTGCCAACTGTGCGAATCCGATCAAGGTCGACCTCCCGGGTGGGAAGTGGTCTGATATTGGTCAGACTACCTGTGGTATGCTTGACGACTATGATGCCACTTGCTTGGGCAGCTATGACGGTGGTGAGGACATCATTTATGAGATCACAGTCATTTCAGCTGTGACCGTAAACTTCTTACTCGACCCGCTCGGGACCACGTATACTGGCATGGCTCTTTCCACCGATTGTCCCGGTGCCGATCCGTGTTTGTATGAGAGCACCGAAGGTGGCAGCAGCCCGCATGGCTTCAACTGTGTGAGTCTTGATCCGGGTGTCTACTACCTGATGGTCGATACCTGGCCGTCGCCGGACTGCATTCCCGAGTTTGATCTGTTTATTACAGATACGACCTGTGATGGTGGTGGTGAACTTGAGAACGATGACTGCGCTGACGCCATTGCGATTGGCGAGGTGATGGACCTGGCGTTCTCGACCGAGGAAGCGACCGTGGACGGTCCTGAGGGATGTCAGTATGCTCCGAACATATGGTACTGCTACACAGCGACTGAGACTGGTGATGCTACTATCACACTGTGCGGTTCCGATTATGACACTAAGATGGCCGTTTATGATGGCTGCTCGTGTGATCCCATTGGAGCGGAGCTTGGTTGCAACGACGACTCGGATTGTGAATTCAAAGCTTTGCAGTCAACAGTTGTGACTCCGGTCGTTGCTGGTAACTCCTACCTCATCGAGGTTGGTGGTTACAGTTCCAGCACAGGACCTGGCGTTCTGAGCATCTGGGTTGAAGATGAATGCATCTTTGAGTGCCCTCCGGGATCCACTCCTGAAGGCGAGCCTTGTATTGCCGACGACGGCGAAGATGTCACCAACGGTGGTTGTAACTCCGTACCGCCAGTCTTTGGCTCAATCGAATGTGGTGAGACGGTGTGCGGCACGGTCAACACCTACCTGTACACTGGTCTTGAGTACCGCGATACCGACTGGTATTCCTTTACTCTCGACACTTCCTGTGCCTGCACCCTGACCTTCTCGGGTAACTTCCCGTTTGTCAGTGGTTTCCTTGAGCAGTTTGTCCCGGGTGGTGGTCTTGATTGTGGTAACTTTACCGGCTCCATCGCTCCTTACGCCGTTGGTGATGGATGTGAAGACACCATCGTTATCGCGGCCAACCTGAGTGCTGGTGAGTACGCTGTGTTCGCCGGTGCGACCGTATACAACGGCCTGGATTGCCCGGGCTTCGAGTACTGGATGAACCTTGAGTGCACCCCGGTTGGACCGACCTACTGCGAAGCCAGTGGTGGTTGCGATGAGTACATTGAGAATGTCACTGTTGGTGAGATCAACAACACTACGGGTTGTGATTACTATGGTGACTACACTGCCCTGTGCGCCACGATGGAAGCCGGCGGCAGCTACCCGATCAGTATTACAATCGGCAACTCTTACAGTTCCGATACAGGTGCTGTCTACGTTGACTGGAATCAGGACTTCGACTTTGACGATCCTGGTGAAATGGCGGCGCTGAATCCTGGCGCCGGCGAAGGTCCGTACGCTGGTATAATAGATGTTCCTGTCGATGCTGCACCAGGTACTACCCGCATGCGTGTCCGTGTGGCCTGGAACACCGATCCGGGTCCGTGTGGCGTATACACATACGGTGAAGTTGAGGACTATTGCATCACCCTTGGCGATCCTCCACCTACCTGGATAGCCGACCCCGATACGGTCTTCACAGCAGTGAAGTTCACTCTTGAACCAGTTGCTGGTGCAATCTATATAACAACCGACGCTGTTGGTGGCATTGATGTCAACACTATCACTGGTGTTGCTATGAATGTTGGCGCTACCGCTCTGACTATCACAAGCGAAGTGGTTACGGCTCCTTACCCGTTGACCGGCGATGCTCTCAAGGTGACCTATGACCAAATGGACCTTGTCATTGCTGAGGAAACGGTTCAAGGTGGCCTTGTTTGGGGTCATATTGACTCATTCTTCGATGTGACCTTCAACGAAGGTGGTCCGTTCAGCGGTTTTGTCGCGATGCGCGGACATACTCCTGGGGACCTCAATCTTGATGGTGCTATCAACATTGCTGACTTGACCTACATGGTGGCCTACTTGTTCACTAGTGGTCCGGACCCGCAACCGATGCAGGCGGCCGACGTCAACGCGAGTGGTGGCGATCCTAATATCGCTGACCTGACGCATCTGGTTGCGTACCTGTTCAACGGTGGTTCCGACCCTGTGCATCAGTAA
- a CDS encoding Mrp/NBP35 family ATP-binding protein translates to MPTKEDVLKVLGGIDDPELRRPLTELDMIDYVTIEGDIVTVGVLLTIPGCPMKRKISDDIENGVGALEGVKKVKVEFDSMGPKQREELRQKLGGKLTASGGSGPTIEKFAKRFIAVSSGKGGVGKSTVAANLAAAMARKGLKVGILDADVYGFSIPRMLGVMGTPTAIDNNIVPLRRGDNLQVVSMGFFVDEDEPVIWRGPLLHKAITQFLTDVIWDELDYLFLDLPPGTGDVTLTIAQAVPSAELLVVTTPQDTATHVAGRVAKLATRTKLKVIGVVENMAYYETDGGRDYIFGKDGGKQLANRLGVPLLAEIPLRKSIREGCDNGNPVALEGDSSEVSLFESIAEQIAAMDGR, encoded by the coding sequence ATGCCCACTAAAGAAGATGTTCTCAAGGTTCTCGGTGGTATTGACGACCCCGAACTCCGTCGCCCTCTGACCGAATTGGATATGATAGACTATGTCACAATCGAAGGCGACATCGTGACGGTCGGTGTCCTCCTGACCATTCCCGGTTGTCCCATGAAAAGGAAAATCAGCGATGACATCGAAAACGGCGTTGGCGCGCTGGAGGGCGTGAAAAAGGTCAAGGTCGAGTTTGATTCGATGGGACCCAAACAACGCGAGGAACTCCGTCAGAAGCTCGGTGGTAAATTAACCGCTTCTGGCGGGAGTGGTCCAACAATTGAAAAATTTGCCAAACGTTTTATCGCGGTTTCATCCGGAAAAGGCGGCGTAGGGAAATCCACCGTCGCGGCCAACCTCGCAGCGGCTATGGCTCGCAAGGGATTGAAGGTTGGCATTCTGGATGCCGATGTTTATGGCTTTTCTATTCCGCGTATGCTCGGCGTCATGGGTACTCCTACGGCAATAGACAACAATATAGTCCCTCTTCGTCGGGGTGATAACCTGCAAGTAGTTTCGATGGGTTTCTTTGTCGATGAAGACGAACCGGTCATCTGGCGGGGTCCTTTGCTTCACAAGGCGATCACTCAATTCCTGACCGATGTGATCTGGGATGAACTGGACTATCTCTTCCTGGATCTGCCCCCCGGTACCGGTGATGTGACTCTTACTATCGCCCAGGCTGTACCCTCAGCCGAACTGCTGGTAGTAACCACACCGCAGGATACGGCTACACATGTGGCTGGACGAGTAGCTAAGCTAGCCACCCGCACCAAGCTGAAAGTGATTGGCGTTGTTGAGAATATGGCCTACTACGAGACTGATGGTGGTCGCGATTACATCTTCGGAAAAGATGGCGGTAAACAGCTGGCGAATCGATTGGGAGTTCCCCTCCTGGCAGAAATCCCGCTCAGGAAATCAATCCGTGAAGGATGCGATAACGGCAATCCGGTAGCCCTGGAAGGTGATTCCTCTGAAGTATCACTTTTCGAATCTATAGCTGAGCAGATTGCCGCTATGGATGGCCGATAA
- the dnaA gene encoding chromosomal replication initiator protein DnaA — translation MIQQEPVRNSQQWQDCLHYISRRVKEQSFNTWMKSIRGETNGNSEFRLTVPNQFVADWVKGHFSDVINEAFREVLGHEYDVVYVISEIGTADIKQTDLDFSNQRAVKTLQPSQTHRHNLNRKYDFDSLVVGDFNNFACAAAMAVAEAPGLTKYNPLYIYGGTGLGKTHIVQAIGNTIIDTFSSRRVMYATSEKFTSDFIASISDRSISAFTKAYRDVDVLIIDDIQFFTGKESTQEQFFHTFNTLHHQGKQIILSSDRPPRDIKGLEERLLSRFSWGLVTDLQAPDLENRTAILYKKLESDGVTLPDNAVRYIADKISTNIRELEGALIRLLAYASLKNEPPDLELTKRVLSDMLVSQKKEVDIEAIQRKSAEIFGLDPELMKAKKKTSDVVIARHVAMYLSRSLTSNSLKLIGAAFGGRDHSTVIHACDIISKKMSADPSLREKIDKISASLLY, via the coding sequence ATGATTCAACAGGAGCCTGTGAGGAACTCACAGCAATGGCAGGACTGCCTTCACTACATTTCTCGACGTGTGAAGGAACAGTCATTCAACACATGGATGAAGTCGATCCGTGGTGAGACCAATGGAAATAGCGAGTTTAGATTAACCGTACCAAACCAGTTCGTTGCGGACTGGGTCAAAGGGCATTTCTCCGACGTTATCAATGAAGCCTTTCGGGAAGTGCTTGGACACGAATACGACGTCGTGTACGTTATTTCGGAAATCGGCACTGCAGATATCAAACAGACCGATCTTGATTTCTCCAACCAGAGAGCCGTCAAGACTCTCCAACCAAGCCAGACGCATCGGCACAATCTCAACCGGAAATACGATTTCGATTCCCTGGTTGTGGGCGATTTCAACAATTTCGCCTGCGCTGCAGCTATGGCTGTTGCAGAAGCACCTGGTCTTACCAAGTATAATCCACTCTATATTTATGGCGGGACCGGTCTTGGGAAAACCCACATCGTGCAGGCGATTGGCAATACAATCATTGATACCTTTTCATCGCGACGGGTAATGTACGCCACTTCCGAGAAGTTCACATCAGATTTCATTGCTTCCATTTCAGATCGCTCTATCTCGGCTTTTACAAAGGCGTACCGTGATGTCGATGTTCTGATTATCGATGATATCCAGTTCTTTACCGGCAAGGAATCGACTCAGGAACAGTTTTTTCATACTTTCAACACTCTGCATCACCAGGGAAAACAGATCATTCTTTCATCTGATCGTCCTCCGCGGGATATTAAGGGGTTAGAGGAGCGGCTGCTGTCGCGATTCTCCTGGGGATTGGTAACTGATCTACAGGCACCCGATCTCGAAAACAGAACCGCTATTCTGTACAAAAAGCTCGAATCCGATGGCGTCACTCTTCCGGATAACGCGGTGAGGTATATAGCCGACAAGATTTCTACAAACATTCGTGAACTTGAGGGTGCTCTTATTAGATTGCTGGCTTATGCTTCATTGAAAAATGAGCCTCCCGATCTTGAGTTAACCAAGCGAGTATTGAGTGATATGCTGGTTTCTCAGAAAAAAGAGGTTGATATTGAGGCTATTCAAAGGAAATCAGCAGAGATCTTCGGGCTTGATCCCGAACTCATGAAAGCGAAAAAGAAAACTTCTGATGTGGTTATAGCCCGACATGTGGCAATGTATTTATCGCGTTCACTGACCAGTAATTCGCTTAAATTGATTGGAGCCGCCTTTGGAGGCCGCGATCATTCTACAGTGATTCATGCTTGTGATATTATCTCAAAAAAGATGTCGGCTGACCCCAGCCTGAGAGAGAAAATTGACAAAATATCCGCCTCCCTTTTGTATTAA
- a CDS encoding ABC transporter ATP-binding protein, translating into MPGLRLENVSKKFGDVEVLHDVSLSLEEGELLVVLGPSGCGKSTLLRLIAGLEELDRGAIYVGDKRIDQLQPRDRGVAMVFQNYCLYPHMTVEKNLAFPLKIAGLKRAEIEQKVREIAELLGMLDKLKVRPNELSGGQRQRVALGRAIIRQPDLFMLDEPLSNLDADLRGRMRREIVSLQKNLKTTTIHVTHDQAEALTMADRIAVLKDGELLQIGSPETLYNRPINVFVATVLGFPRINIVRARVDGAVLAPFGIELIKLPMPVTQSEVLVGIRPDLINVKDGGEHLATVIESEYLGDQHIVTIELADCRLTVSKIDEPLQVGSKVRLNLEWEEALLFDPNSGQAINPR; encoded by the coding sequence ATGCCTGGGCTCAGATTAGAAAATGTATCTAAGAAATTTGGCGACGTGGAAGTGCTCCATGATGTATCTCTATCGTTGGAGGAGGGAGAGTTATTGGTAGTACTCGGTCCTTCGGGGTGTGGCAAATCGACTTTGCTGCGCCTGATAGCCGGGCTTGAGGAACTTGATCGCGGGGCGATCTATGTAGGTGACAAACGTATTGACCAACTACAACCTCGCGATCGTGGGGTAGCGATGGTGTTTCAAAATTACTGTCTATATCCACACATGACAGTCGAGAAGAATCTGGCTTTCCCGCTGAAGATTGCCGGCCTCAAACGCGCTGAGATAGAACAGAAAGTACGGGAAATTGCGGAACTGCTGGGTATGTTGGATAAACTGAAAGTGCGACCAAATGAGTTATCAGGTGGTCAGCGCCAACGAGTTGCTCTGGGGCGTGCCATTATTCGACAGCCGGACCTGTTCATGCTCGATGAACCCCTGTCCAATCTGGATGCCGATCTTCGTGGTCGAATGCGCCGGGAAATAGTCAGCCTTCAGAAAAATCTCAAGACGACCACTATCCATGTCACACACGATCAGGCCGAAGCACTCACTATGGCCGACCGGATTGCTGTTCTCAAAGACGGAGAACTATTGCAGATCGGTAGTCCCGAGACACTTTACAATCGACCGATCAATGTCTTTGTGGCAACCGTTCTCGGCTTTCCACGGATCAATATCGTGCGAGCGCGGGTCGATGGCGCTGTTCTGGCTCCGTTTGGAATCGAACTAATAAAGTTGCCGATGCCGGTTACTCAATCGGAGGTGCTGGTAGGAATCCGACCTGATCTTATTAATGTGAAGGACGGAGGAGAACATCTGGCGACGGTAATCGAATCGGAGTACCTTGGGGATCAACATATTGTTACGATCGAGCTGGCCGACTGTCGGTTGACCGTTTCCAAGATCGATGAACCACTTCAGGTAGGATCAAAAGTCAGACTGAATCTCGAATGGGAAGAAGCTCTCCTGTTTGATCCGAATAGTGGACAAGCAATAAATCCTCGCTGA
- a CDS encoding DNA replication/repair protein RecF codes for MIIESSKLTTFRNFSSLKLQPDVGINVLYGQNGSGKTNLLESIFLLCLGRSHRSAQDAVMISTRSDVYRVEGSIRREEDTHRCSVAYQRGTGKKITINNASARVSDLFGKHCVVSAGPEDGTIITGSPSVRRTFLDTYLSQLSREYLARLIDYQRVLAQKNAALRKEQDPGPFNVLLVPLGAVITQTRNQFLRTMDEMTADYYSRIASGGLLKLEYRSSICGGKQPEEMETNELSNRFESRLQEYRERETIMRAAMVGPHRDDLYVTIADQPARTHASQGESRTAAIAMKLAVYHLLRQKRQDVPVLLLDEIFSELDSDRTNALVELLTDFGQLFLTTAVDPPEAIRGQGTRFQLRNGEIVEMG; via the coding sequence ATGATTATTGAATCGTCGAAACTAACCACGTTTAGAAACTTCTCTTCCCTTAAGCTACAGCCCGATGTCGGTATCAACGTTCTGTACGGCCAGAACGGATCCGGCAAGACCAATCTTCTTGAGAGTATATTCCTGCTTTGTCTGGGGCGATCACACCGCAGCGCTCAGGATGCAGTTATGATATCTACACGAAGTGATGTTTACCGTGTAGAGGGCTCTATCCGGCGCGAGGAAGATACCCATCGCTGTAGTGTAGCCTATCAACGGGGTACGGGGAAGAAGATCACGATCAATAACGCATCCGCGCGAGTATCAGACTTGTTTGGTAAACACTGCGTGGTCTCAGCCGGACCAGAAGACGGAACGATTATCACTGGTTCTCCGAGTGTGCGACGGACATTTTTAGATACCTACCTTTCACAACTTTCCCGAGAATACCTGGCGCGACTTATTGACTATCAGCGAGTCCTGGCTCAAAAGAACGCAGCCCTGAGAAAAGAACAGGACCCCGGCCCATTCAATGTCCTGCTGGTGCCGTTAGGAGCGGTTATTACCCAGACCCGCAATCAGTTTTTGCGTACAATGGATGAAATGACAGCCGATTACTACAGCCGAATAGCGAGTGGCGGACTACTGAAGCTTGAATACCGATCTTCGATCTGTGGAGGGAAGCAGCCTGAAGAAATGGAGACTAACGAGTTATCGAACCGCTTTGAATCACGGCTCCAGGAGTACCGCGAGCGTGAGACTATTATGAGAGCTGCTATGGTGGGGCCGCACCGTGATGATCTATACGTGACAATTGCTGACCAACCGGCCCGCACTCATGCCTCGCAGGGGGAGTCACGCACGGCGGCGATAGCCATGAAACTAGCAGTGTATCATCTACTGCGGCAGAAAAGACAGGACGTTCCCGTACTTCTGTTGGATGAGATCTTCAGCGAGCTTGACTCGGATCGAACAAATGCCCTGGTGGAGCTATTAACGGATTTTGGACAGCTTTTTCTTACCACCGCAGTGGATCCGCCGGAAGCAATTCGAGGACAAGGCACTCGGTTCCAATTACGGAACGGCGAAATAGTGGAGATGGGGTAG
- the mutM gene encoding bifunctional DNA-formamidopyrimidine glycosylase/DNA-(apurinic or apyrimidinic site) lyase, with protein MPELPEVETVVRGLRRTVLGKTIAKVQSSAPPKSIQLSDRFGRTSFADTLRGRRIEHINRRGKNILMALSGDITLWVHLKMTGRFLFVERSYPVHKHDLVVIDFMRSRDNDNRFHLRFNDYRRFGRLHLFSDDELWLQKGLASLGPEPLQLSADEFVGMCRTRHRMIKSALLDQTFLAGLGNIYADEVLFASRIHPERILSSISEKKLRELHGHIQRLLKKAIRLMGTTVDSFAGLNGRTGRFQRYLLAYGREGAPCTRCGTKIIRKKIGSRSAHFCGRCQLRR; from the coding sequence ATGCCGGAACTTCCTGAAGTCGAAACAGTCGTACGCGGCCTGCGCCGCACCGTGCTGGGCAAAACGATAGCAAAAGTTCAATCAAGTGCACCACCGAAATCGATACAATTGTCTGACCGTTTTGGACGCACCAGTTTCGCCGACACCCTGCGGGGAAGACGAATTGAACATATCAACCGTCGCGGCAAGAATATCCTGATGGCACTCAGCGGTGACATAACCCTCTGGGTCCATTTGAAAATGACCGGTCGGTTTCTTTTCGTCGAACGATCTTATCCCGTTCACAAGCACGATCTGGTTGTTATTGATTTTATGCGATCTCGTGATAATGATAACAGGTTTCACCTGAGGTTCAATGATTACCGTCGTTTCGGGAGGTTGCACCTCTTTTCCGACGATGAGCTATGGCTTCAAAAGGGGCTTGCATCCCTGGGACCAGAACCGTTGCAGCTATCAGCTGATGAATTCGTCGGGATGTGTCGCACCCGGCATAGGATGATAAAGTCAGCTCTTTTGGATCAAACTTTCCTGGCCGGGTTGGGGAATATCTATGCCGATGAAGTTTTGTTCGCATCACGTATCCACCCCGAACGGATTCTTTCTTCGATCTCAGAGAAGAAGCTTCGCGAGCTTCACGGCCACATTCAACGATTGCTGAAAAAGGCAATTCGCCTGATGGGAACCACCGTGGACAGCTTTGCCGGACTCAACGGCCGGACAGGACGGTTCCAGCGCTACCTGCTGGCGTACGGTCGTGAAGGCGCTCCCTGCACCCGATGTGGTACAAAGATTATCAGGAAGAAAATAGGCTCGCGGTCGGCACATTTCTGTGGTCGCTGCCAACTCCGGCGTTGA
- the dnaN gene encoding DNA polymerase III subunit beta translates to MKFTLPKSRLGNYLQNILQVVPAKSTLPILTNILIEALDNKLKISATDLDISITATMDAKVTKKGSIALPAKILFEIIRELPESEITVESSGQRIELKVPNGSYKIATVPPEDFPKLPAINTKKEIGINAADFAAMVRKTTFACSDDETRPALNGILWQTKGDRMQMVATDGHRLAKMSTANTKLKGMYDDVIIPPKVLNLIPKLIGDDSRELGIVFGENNIIFNLGDMILTSRLLEGPYPNFEQVIPLDNDKKMVIARDELASAVRRVSILSNTLTHQVKFSIKNNTLTLSTTNADVGGEGKETLECDYNGEAVELGYNANYIIEVLGKIDSSDVVFELSSAVSAGLVYNTEVTKENYLCLVMPLRLAD, encoded by the coding sequence ATGAAATTCACTTTACCAAAGTCAAGACTCGGAAATTACCTGCAGAACATTCTCCAGGTAGTACCAGCCAAATCAACTCTACCTATTCTAACGAATATTCTGATTGAAGCACTTGATAACAAACTGAAGATATCAGCTACTGACCTCGATATCTCAATTACCGCCACAATGGATGCCAAGGTTACCAAGAAGGGTTCAATTGCGTTACCAGCAAAAATACTCTTTGAGATAATCCGAGAGTTGCCGGAGTCTGAGATTACAGTAGAATCGAGTGGCCAGCGCATTGAACTGAAAGTTCCGAATGGGTCTTACAAGATAGCCACTGTCCCACCTGAGGATTTTCCGAAACTTCCTGCGATCAATACAAAGAAAGAAATTGGCATCAATGCCGCTGATTTCGCGGCTATGGTTCGAAAGACAACATTTGCCTGCTCTGATGATGAAACTCGTCCAGCCCTAAATGGTATACTTTGGCAGACAAAAGGGGATCGGATGCAGATGGTAGCCACTGACGGTCACCGCCTGGCTAAAATGTCCACAGCTAATACCAAATTAAAAGGGATGTATGACGATGTCATTATCCCTCCAAAAGTTCTTAATCTAATTCCAAAGCTTATTGGTGATGATTCTCGGGAACTTGGTATTGTCTTCGGTGAGAATAATATAATCTTTAATCTTGGCGATATGATTCTAACCTCACGGTTATTGGAAGGGCCTTATCCTAATTTTGAGCAAGTCATTCCTTTAGACAATGATAAGAAGATGGTGATTGCTCGCGACGAGCTGGCTTCGGCGGTTCGGCGGGTCTCGATACTATCCAACACCCTGACGCACCAGGTAAAATTCAGTATCAAGAACAACACGCTCACACTCTCAACAACTAATGCTGACGTGGGAGGTGAGGGCAAGGAAACGTTGGAGTGTGATTATAATGGTGAAGCTGTTGAGCTTGGATACAACGCCAATTACATAATCGAAGTGCTGGGGAAGATTGATAGTAGCGATGTTGTCTTTGAGCTATCCTCAGCCGTATCGGCTGGTTTGGTTTATAATACTGAAGTGACGAAAGAGAACTATCTCTGCCTCGTGATGCCGTTGCGATTGGCGGACTAG